In a single window of the Necator americanus strain Aroian chromosome X, whole genome shotgun sequence genome:
- a CDS encoding hypothetical protein (NECATOR_CHRX.G21623.T1) has product MATRRSRNQNRDTAKDIILGLAPSGQGPRQPKEGVSTYTPKTDDPKVERVEKVIVERRPDSTAIHQLQNQLDELKRQNKDLLQAEQAARKRLEANQDALQRRIISSDNGIRARDYDELRRQISSVDGKMMSLNNDINGLRSAMDRQMNDLLHINNEMKSRPVIDPSKIANSTQQMDGKVRDLHSQVMLLKQTLDTERNERVKEGNAFNSTLQRLQDFIKQQDATRTEVLNNLSRKGDIDKEKMTEEAKRLNEKIGLITAEVTRNTTEAQRKLRDDLFQRCAALEAALKAQSDKSGDVHRDTKRAIEERLRSQEEQTENLNKQLQTDRAKQKERFHKVNEALAALEHHLELGNNKIDTIMNSEIQTRKLHEKSLLSKITEVEDKLNSYIGNLTKSIDEVKSGKDSVKIPSLDVDALRREMEAIAADKNKLSMEGLLKLEEKMTRVQAGLSHDRREISQQIANLDDSDDVAKLKDQLNRLGGVHGDMEKTQERIRDKVEKQIPKDLNELSAKADNIRHQLNARIDKEEEERFLAIKELQEAFQKLQSRSSSFPNNDPLGPGSSAQIRRDLDECKVAIKKLAESVTTVKNVLDRKITDESKKREADINRLSRSMNT; this is encoded by the exons ATGGCGACGCGAAGAAGTCGCAATCAAAATCGCGACACCGCTAAGGATATTATCCTTGGATTAGC TCCATCCGGACAAGGTCCCAGACAACCAAAAGAGGGAGTATCCACCTACACACCAAAG ACTGATGATCCGAAAGTGGAACGTGTAGAAAAAGTGATTGTCGAAAGACGTCCGGATAGTACGGCTATACATCAATTACAAAACCAGCTGGACGAGTTAAAACGGCAAAATAAGGATCTTTTACAAGCCGAGCAG GCTGCAAGAAAGCGTCTCGAGGCAAATCAAGATGCTCTTCAACGTAGAATTATTAGTTCTGATAATGGAATAAG GGCCCGTGATTACGATGAACTCCGTCGACAAATCTCATCCGTTGATGGAAAG ATGATGTCATTGAATAACGATATCAATGGATTGAGAAGTGCTATGGATCGTCAAATGAACGATCTTCTACATAtcaataatgaaatgaaaagtagaCCTGTTATAGATCCTTCA aaaattgcaAATTCAACCCAACAAATGGATGGAAAAGTTCGTGACTTACATTCGCAAGTGATGTTGCTGAAGCAGACACTGGATACGGAAAGAAATGAGCGTGTCAAGGAAGGGAACGCATTCAACAGCAC TTTGCAACGACTACAGGATTTCATCAAACAACAAGATGCGACAAGAACAGAAGTACTAAATaatttatccagaaaaggaGACATAGATAAG GAGAAAATGACAGAGGAAGCAAAACGTTTAAACGAGAAAATTGGTCTTATCACAGCCGAAGTGACACGAAATACAACGGAAGCACAACGAAAACTTCGTGATGATCTCTTCCAAAGATGTGCGGCTCTGGAAGCT GCGCTTAAAGCACAAAGTGACAAAAGTGGGGACGTTCATCGTGACACCAAACGAGCCATAGAAGAACGTCTTCGCTCACAAGAAGAACAAACAGAAAACCTAAATAAACAACTGCAG ACTGATCGTGCGAAGcaaaaggaacgttttcacaAAGTTAATGAGGCATTAGCTGCACTTGAACATCATTTAGAACttggaaataataaaatcgaTACGATAATGAATTCAGAAATCCAAACAAG GAAACTCCACGAAAAAAGTCTTCTATCAAAAATTACCGAAGTTGAGGACAAACTAAACTCTTACATTGGAAATCTGACAAAGTCGATTGACGAAGTGAAATCTGGAAAAGATAGCGTGAAGATTCCGTCATTGGATGTGGATGCT TTACGTCGGGAAATGGAAGCAATAGCTGCAGATAAAAACAAGCTCAGCATGGAAGGACTACTGAAACTTGAGGAGAAGATGACAAGAGTTCAAGCAG GACTTTCCCATGATCGCCGTGAAATATCGCAACAAATCGCAAATCTTGACGATAGTGACGATGTTGCTAAACTCAAGGATCAACTGAATAGACTAGGAGGTGTTCACGGAGATATGGAAAAGACTCAGGAAAGAATTCGCgataaagtggaaaaacaaaTCCCTAAAGAT ttGAACGAATTATCTGCTAAAGCCGACAATATCAGACATCAATTGAATGCACGTATCGACaaggaggaagaggaaag ATTCCTTGCAATTAAAGAGTTACAAGAAGCGTTCCAAAAACTACAGAGTCGTAGTTCAAGTTTCCCCAACAACGATCCCTTAGGTCCTGGAAGCTCG GCTCAAATCCGACGCGATCTGGATGAGTGCAAAGTGGCTATCAAGAAATTGGCCGAATCCGTGACAACTGTAAAAAACGTGCTTGACAGAAAAATTACCGATGAAAGCAAAAAG AGAGAAGCCGATATCAATCGTCTGTCACGGTCAATGAAcacttga
- a CDS encoding hypothetical protein (NECATOR_CHRX.G21623.T2) has protein sequence MATRRSRNQNRDTAKDIILGLAPSGQGPRQPKEGVSTYTPKTDDPKVERVEKVIVERRPDSTAIHQLQNQLDELKRQNKDLLQAEQAARKRLEANQDALQRRIISSDNGIRARDYDELRRQISSVDGKMMSLNNDINGLRSAMDRQMNDLLHINNEMKSRPVIDPSKIANSTQQMDGKVRDLHSQVMLLKQTLDTERNERVKEGNAFNSTLQRLQDFIKQQDATRTEVLNNLSRKGDIDKEKMTEEAKRLNEKIGLITAEVTRNTTEAQRKLRDDLFQRCAALEAALKAQSDKSGDVHRDTKRAIEERLRSQEEQTENLNKQLQTDRAKQKERFHKVNEALAALEHHLELGNNKIDTIMNSEIQTRKLHEKSLLSKITEVEDKLNSYIGNLTKSIDEVKSGKDSVKIPSLDVDALRREMEAIAADKNKLSMEGLLKLEEKMTRVQAGLSHDRREISQQIANLDDSDDVAKLKDQLNRLGGVHGDMEKTQERIRDKVEKQIPKDLNELSAKADNIRHQLNARIDKEEEERFLAIKELQEAFQKLQSRSSSFPNNDPLGPGSSAQIRRDLDECKVAIKKLAESVTTVKNVLDRKITDESKKNSRIYVQPKKQYVVRNYRNKRFFFFFLLLLLLLLLLLLLLLLLLLLLLLLLLLLLLLLLLLLLLLLLLLLLLLLLLLLLLLLLLLLLLLLLLLGMREADINRLSRSMNT, from the exons ATGGCGACGCGAAGAAGTCGCAATCAAAATCGCGACACCGCTAAGGATATTATCCTTGGATTAGC TCCATCCGGACAAGGTCCCAGACAACCAAAAGAGGGAGTATCCACCTACACACCAAAG ACTGATGATCCGAAAGTGGAACGTGTAGAAAAAGTGATTGTCGAAAGACGTCCGGATAGTACGGCTATACATCAATTACAAAACCAGCTGGACGAGTTAAAACGGCAAAATAAGGATCTTTTACAAGCCGAGCAG GCTGCAAGAAAGCGTCTCGAGGCAAATCAAGATGCTCTTCAACGTAGAATTATTAGTTCTGATAATGGAATAAG GGCCCGTGATTACGATGAACTCCGTCGACAAATCTCATCCGTTGATGGAAAG ATGATGTCATTGAATAACGATATCAATGGATTGAGAAGTGCTATGGATCGTCAAATGAACGATCTTCTACATAtcaataatgaaatgaaaagtagaCCTGTTATAGATCCTTCA aaaattgcaAATTCAACCCAACAAATGGATGGAAAAGTTCGTGACTTACATTCGCAAGTGATGTTGCTGAAGCAGACACTGGATACGGAAAGAAATGAGCGTGTCAAGGAAGGGAACGCATTCAACAGCAC TTTGCAACGACTACAGGATTTCATCAAACAACAAGATGCGACAAGAACAGAAGTACTAAATaatttatccagaaaaggaGACATAGATAAG GAGAAAATGACAGAGGAAGCAAAACGTTTAAACGAGAAAATTGGTCTTATCACAGCCGAAGTGACACGAAATACAACGGAAGCACAACGAAAACTTCGTGATGATCTCTTCCAAAGATGTGCGGCTCTGGAAGCT GCGCTTAAAGCACAAAGTGACAAAAGTGGGGACGTTCATCGTGACACCAAACGAGCCATAGAAGAACGTCTTCGCTCACAAGAAGAACAAACAGAAAACCTAAATAAACAACTGCAG ACTGATCGTGCGAAGcaaaaggaacgttttcacaAAGTTAATGAGGCATTAGCTGCACTTGAACATCATTTAGAACttggaaataataaaatcgaTACGATAATGAATTCAGAAATCCAAACAAG GAAACTCCACGAAAAAAGTCTTCTATCAAAAATTACCGAAGTTGAGGACAAACTAAACTCTTACATTGGAAATCTGACAAAGTCGATTGACGAAGTGAAATCTGGAAAAGATAGCGTGAAGATTCCGTCATTGGATGTGGATGCT TTACGTCGGGAAATGGAAGCAATAGCTGCAGATAAAAACAAGCTCAGCATGGAAGGACTACTGAAACTTGAGGAGAAGATGACAAGAGTTCAAGCAG GACTTTCCCATGATCGCCGTGAAATATCGCAACAAATCGCAAATCTTGACGATAGTGACGATGTTGCTAAACTCAAGGATCAACTGAATAGACTAGGAGGTGTTCACGGAGATATGGAAAAGACTCAGGAAAGAATTCGCgataaagtggaaaaacaaaTCCCTAAAGAT ttGAACGAATTATCTGCTAAAGCCGACAATATCAGACATCAATTGAATGCACGTATCGACaaggaggaagaggaaag ATTCCTTGCAATTAAAGAGTTACAAGAAGCGTTCCAAAAACTACAGAGTCGTAGTTCAAGTTTCCCCAACAACGATCCCTTAGGTCCTGGAAGCTCG GCTCAAATCCGACGCGATCTGGATGAGTGCAAAGTGGCTATCAAGAAATTGGCCGAATCCGTGACAACTGTAAAAAACGTGCTTGACAGAAAAATTACCGATGAAAGCAAAAAG AACTCTCGAATATATGTTCAACCTAAAAAACAGTATGTTGTCAGGAATTACAGGAACAAGcggttcttcttctttttcttattattattattattattattattattattactactattgttattattattattattattattattattattattattattgttattattattattattattattattattattattattattattattattattattattattattattattattattattattattattattattattattattattattattattaggaaTG AGAGAAGCCGATATCAATCGTCTGTCACGGTCAATGAAcacttga
- a CDS encoding hypothetical protein (NECATOR_CHRX.G21624.T1), translating into MESRYSFRNRLFTQATHKYFLQKSARMQYGVDTSFKSRLQQYFIENQKSSLRIRLFNVFIKLLSCVLYCVRVVNDSKTLPPFVTPKERPEGEIKYEYLFWVDRNDYLWLAQTIVAFISIFETIIIFYISYQGNIFRLLINVHFLLELVTSFPFAITIFQPKLRRLFVPVFLNCWLAKGSLQAMMNDLNRGSFMNQSALFRQLLLLFAIMLCLIFTGMCSIEHLQRGGERQFDLFTSFYFVMVTFSTVGYGDWYPDTWMSRLCVVSFICVALVLLPSQIEALGQTWLERQKAGGDYGGGWSRNEKHVVVTVTHLEVEFIRDFLDEFYAHPENQRIQVILLSPAELDTQTRLLLKIPLYHERVHYIRGSALRDEDLERARLSAAQACFILSARHQNKKIVTDEHTILRSWAVKDFAPHVKQYVQIFRAETKMHIEHAEVLICEDEFKYSLLANNCICPGISTFITLLMHTSRGEEGKKSTEPWHKVYGFHSGNEIYMIRTEDSKFFGEFIGKSFTYASFHAHKTYGIGLIGLKSSEANAKIRLNPGVSHILHGSDILYYMGLTNEESLYDFRKDLKDQRRKANLASTIANIGTVAIDVPHIEEGIKKPKLKKRGLLQKTKATDEVRLIDVPVNGSRRPSIAMVMEGKDDSSSDSDYEEACTRCKGPCIQQKIQRTYPQVRTYIGTSNTVCHMLKEKRPLCCLQLDKACEHCPHTSAYEYRWMNKPIILAADRTSSGMYNLIIPLRAYYRPVHELHPIVLLLELEETASPNPAFLDAMSYFPLIYWMQGKISVLDNLLRAGVSRAEHVVVVKETATLVEEHFADCNTIITVQKIHRMFPRLRMITELTHASNMRFVQFDANSPYSLAQSRFEKKERKRGSHMPFMFRLPFAQGGVFSANMLDRLLYQAIIKPYVVSLTRLLLGIDQTTDSGYLTSFTVTSDDLWIQTYGRLYQKLCSSVADIPIGIFRTKNMDSKTVSQDMEEKCRTIDVAETARERKKDMYNHIRSRMKNMGMSMDDELLDDGGLFDRSNTISFVIINPASDLQLEAGDIVYVIRSPVKEDAKNHRINPRRGLRRENNVQESTIDDAARYGSQIAVNIEPPT; encoded by the exons ATGGAGAGTCGATATTCTTTCCGAAATCGACTGTTCACACAAGCTACACATAAATATTTCCTACAGAAATC agcgcGTATGCAATATGGCGTGGACACAAGCTTCAAGTCTAGACTACAACAATATTTCATCGAAAATCAGAAATCAA GTCTCCGGATCCGACTTTTTAATGTGTTTATTAAACTTCTTTCTTGTGTCCTTTATTGTGTTCGAGTCGTTAACGATTCCAAGACACTGCCACCATTCGTGACACCCAAGGAACGACCGGAAGGAGAAATCAAATA TGAATACTTATTTTGGGTGGATAGGAATGATTATTTATGGCTTGCACAAACAATTGTCGcttttattagtatttttgaaaCTATTATCATTTTCTACATAAGCTATCAG gGAAATATCTTTCGCCTTCTTATTAATGTTCATTTCTTGTTGGAGCTTGTTACGAGTTTTCCATTCGCTATCACG ATATTTCAACCAAAACTGCGTCGCTTATTTGTTCCCGTTTTTCTTAACTGTTGGCTTGCTAAGGGATCGCTTCAGGCTATGATG AATGATCTCAATCGTGGATCTTTCATGAATCAATCGGCTCTTTTCAGACAACTGCTTTTGTTATTTGCTATTATgctttgtttgatttttaccG gaatgtGTAGTATAGAACATCTACAACGAGGTGGAGAACGACAATTTGACCTATTCACTAGCTTCTACTTTGTAATGGTCACTTTTTCGACTGTTGGCTATGGTGATTG GTATCCTGACACATGGATGTCACGACTTTGTGTGGTTTCGTTTATTTGCGTAGCGTTGGTACTACTTCCGTCGCAG ATAGAAGCCTTAGGTCAAACTTGGTTGGAGCGACAAAAAGCTGGAGGAGATTACGGTGGTGGTTGGTCACGTAACGAAAAACATGTCGTAGTCACAGTCACACATTTGGAAGTGGAATTTATACGAGATTTCCTAGATGAATTCTATGCACATCCTGAGAATCAG cGTATCCAGGTTATACTACTTTCACCCGCAGAATTGGACACTCAAACTCGATTGTTGCTAAAAATTCCACTATACCACGAAAGAGTTCATTATATTAGAGGTAGTGCGCTTCGAGATGAGGATCTGGAGAG AGCTCGTCTCAGTGCAGCTCAAGCCTGTTTTATTCTATCAGCAAGAcatcaaaataagaaaattgtaACG GATGAACACACAATTCTTCGTTCATGGGCTGTAAAAGATTTCGCACCGCACGTGAAACAGTACGTGCAAATCTTTCGAGCTGAGACAAAGATGCATATTGAACATGCTG aagtaCTTATCTGTGAGGATGAATTTAAATACTCTTTACTGGCGAATAATTGTATATGTCCTGGTATTTCTACATTCATTACACTTTTAATGCATACATCAAGAGGAGA agaagggaaaaaatccacGGAACCATGGCACAAAGTTTATGGATTTCACTCCGGTAATGAGATCTACATGATACGTACGGAAGATTCGAAGTTTTTTGGGGAATTTATTGGGAAATCATTCACATACGCATCATTCCATGCACATAAAAC GTACGGTATCGGATTGATCGGTTTGAAAAGTAGCGAAGCAAACGCAAAGATTCGTCTCAATCCAGGAGTTTCTCATATTCTCCACGGATCAGATATTCTGTACTATATGGGATTGACAAATGAGGAATCATTGTACGATTTTCGGAAGGATCTCAAAGATCAACGTAGGAAGGCGAACCTGGCTTCAACAATAGCGAATATTG GAACGGTGGCAATTGATGTTCCACACATAGAAGAAGGAATTAAAAAGCCAAAGCTTAAGAAACGAGGGCTTCTGCAAAAAACAAAG gCAACCGATGAAGTACGTCTCATCGATGTGCCAGTTAATGGTTCACGACGACCATCTATAGCAATGGTTATGGAG ggaaaagATGATAGCTCTTCTGATTCCGACTATGAGGAAGCATGCACAAGATGTAAAGGTCCATGTATTCAGCAAAA gATACAACGAACATATCCTCAAGTACGTACATATATTGGAACATCGAATACCGTGTGTCATatgttaaaagaaaaacgaccATTGTGTTGCTTACAACTGGATAAg GCATGTGAACATTGTCCACACACATCAGCGTACGAGTACCGTTGGATGAATAAACCGATAATTTTAGCAGCTGATAGAACAAGTAGCGGAATGTACAACCTCATTATTCCATTGAG GGCCTATTATCGACCCGTTCATGAATTGCATCCTATTGTATTGTTACTGGAATTAGAGGAAACCGCTAGCCCAAATCCTGCATTCCTTGATGCGATGTCatattttcctttaatttaCTGGATGCAAGGGAAGATATCTGT GTTGGATAATCTACTTCGTGCTGGTGTTAGTCGAGCTGAACATGTCGTTGTGGTCAAGGAAACTGCTACCCTGGTTGAAGAACATTTTGCCGATTGCAATACAATTATTACTGTACAAAAGATCCACAG GATGTTCCCTCGTCTTCGTATGATCACGGAACTTACACATGCGAGTAATATGAGATTTGTACAGTTCGACGCTAATAGTCCATACTCGTTAGCTCAATCcagatttgaaaaa aaagAGCGTAAGCGTGGATCACATATGCCATTCATGTTTCGACTTCCTTTCGCTCAAGGTGGAGTGTTCAGTGCAAATATGTTGGACAGACTCCTTTACCAA GCAATTATCAAGCCGTACGTAGTGAGTCTTACCCGACTTTTATTAGGGATTGATCAGACCACTGACAGTGGATATTTGACATCA TTTACGGTAACATCAGATGATCTCTGGATTCAAACATACGGACGATTATATCAGAAGCTCTGCTCATCCGTTGCCGATATACCTATAGGAAtattcagaacaaaaaatatggattCAAAAACA GTATCACAagatatggaagaaaaatgcagaacAATAGACGTTGCTGAAACggcaagagaaagaaagaaggatatGTATAATCATATAAGAAGTCGTATGAAAAATATGGGAATGTCAATGGACGACGAAT TGTTAGATGATGGTGGATTGTTTGACAGGAGTAATACAATCTCATTCGTTATTATTAATCCAGCTTCAGATTTACAACTAGAGGCAGGAGATATAGT ttACGTTATTCGAAGTCCTGTCAAGGAGGATGCGAAAAATCATCGAATAAATCCACGAAGAGGATTACGACGAGAGAACAACGTTCAGGAATCGACAATTGACGATGCTGCTAGATATGGTAGCCAAATTGCTGTAAATATCGAACCGCCTACataa